From a single bacterium genomic region:
- a CDS encoding GatB/YqeY domain-containing protein, translating to DMGRVMAALKQGWPGQIDGAVASALVKKKLG from the coding sequence GGACATGGGCCGGGTCATGGCCGCCCTGAAGCAGGGCTGGCCGGGCCAGATCGACGGCGCGGTCGCCAGCGCCCTGGTGAAGAAGAAGCTGGGCTGA